In one Bryobacteraceae bacterium genomic region, the following are encoded:
- a CDS encoding HAMP domain-containing sensor histidine kinase — translation MQGLFLAFTLLTGAAVGWLGWRLLTQDRALARQRRLEQLEAAADRVAGALYRHMAEFEELLLIGGKRGLPEGAVLLRAQSQQIAISPPDGLLYLPVLPPPPTIPDGLFTNAEALEFQRMDFLAAASALRRLAASDDRFVRAAALARLARNWKKAGRPDEALAVYAQLATLGTTMVDGLPAHLVALEGRCALFHELRSAGDLEREAGFLHNRLMSGEWSLVKSSYEFQVAQARRWLRLTPEADGGGKEALSAAAELLWQAWRKGSPPKGRTILGGERAVLAAWSSDGEEWTAVLAPALALDAALLEAGSFETALIDDEGHLLLGRINKPARLRVERSQASTKLPWTVLLTSRDDGTVELAGRHWLLGCGLAMLVALLAAAGFIVSRAVSKEMAVAQLQTDFVAAVSHEFRSPLASISQIAELLDADRWPTPDHRRKGQEILTRETARLRRLVEGLLDFARMEAGTAGYRLAPLDGAEMVGAVVDEFQASANGSQIELSIATGLPHIRGDREALSRALWNLLENAVKYSAPPARVWVETSARDGGLAIYVRDEGTGIPGGEQAQIFNKFYRGSEAKARGVKGTGLGLAMVRHIVEGHGGEIRVESEPGRGSTFTLILPGGEPA, via the coding sequence ATGCAAGGGCTTTTTCTGGCCTTCACGTTGCTCACTGGGGCGGCGGTGGGATGGCTCGGGTGGCGCCTGCTCACTCAGGATCGGGCTCTTGCGCGGCAGCGGAGGCTGGAGCAACTCGAAGCGGCGGCGGACCGGGTCGCCGGTGCGCTCTACCGGCACATGGCCGAGTTTGAGGAGCTGTTGTTGATTGGGGGAAAGCGGGGGCTCCCGGAAGGAGCAGTCCTGCTTCGTGCCCAAAGCCAGCAGATCGCAATCTCGCCACCTGACGGCTTGCTCTACCTTCCAGTCCTCCCCCCGCCGCCGACGATACCGGACGGGCTGTTCACCAACGCTGAAGCGCTGGAATTTCAGCGGATGGATTTCCTGGCGGCGGCATCGGCTCTCCGCCGCCTCGCGGCATCGGACGACCGGTTTGTGAGGGCAGCGGCATTGGCGCGGCTGGCCCGCAACTGGAAGAAGGCCGGACGGCCTGATGAGGCGCTGGCGGTATACGCTCAACTTGCCACTTTGGGTACAACCATGGTGGACGGCTTACCCGCGCATTTGGTCGCATTGGAGGGTAGGTGCGCGTTGTTCCATGAGCTACGAAGCGCGGGCGACTTGGAGCGTGAAGCGGGATTCCTCCACAATCGGCTCATGAGCGGCGAATGGAGCCTGGTGAAGTCCTCATATGAGTTCCAAGTGGCGCAGGCGCGGCGGTGGCTTCGGCTGACACCCGAGGCCGATGGCGGAGGCAAGGAAGCGCTATCGGCCGCCGCTGAGCTACTGTGGCAAGCCTGGCGGAAGGGCTCACCCCCCAAGGGGCGCACGATACTCGGCGGCGAGAGAGCCGTGCTGGCGGCATGGTCCTCCGATGGCGAGGAGTGGACGGCCGTTCTGGCTCCGGCGTTGGCGCTTGACGCTGCACTGCTCGAGGCAGGATCGTTCGAGACGGCCTTGATCGATGATGAGGGCCACCTCCTGCTCGGGCGCATAAACAAGCCGGCAAGACTTCGCGTGGAACGGAGCCAGGCCTCCACGAAGCTGCCGTGGACTGTCCTGTTGACCAGCCGTGACGATGGAACAGTTGAATTAGCAGGCCGTCACTGGCTACTCGGCTGCGGGCTGGCGATGCTGGTGGCACTACTGGCAGCGGCTGGCTTCATTGTGTCGCGGGCTGTTTCGAAGGAAATGGCGGTGGCTCAGCTCCAAACCGATTTCGTTGCCGCCGTCTCGCACGAGTTCCGCAGCCCGCTGGCTTCGATTTCCCAGATCGCCGAACTGCTGGACGCCGATCGCTGGCCGACGCCAGATCACCGCAGGAAGGGACAGGAAATCCTGACGAGGGAGACAGCCCGGTTGCGCCGCCTGGTGGAGGGACTTCTGGATTTCGCGAGGATGGAAGCGGGAACGGCCGGCTACCGGCTGGCGCCACTCGACGGGGCGGAGATGGTAGGTGCCGTGGTCGACGAGTTTCAAGCATCCGCGAATGGCAGCCAGATCGAGCTTTCCATCGCTACCGGCCTGCCTCACATTCGAGGTGACCGGGAAGCCCTCTCGCGCGCACTCTGGAACCTGCTCGAAAACGCCGTGAAGTACTCCGCGCCTCCGGCCCGGGTTTGGGTTGAAACCTCGGCGCGCGATGGCGGCCTCGCGATTTACGTGCGTGATGAAGGGACCGGTATTCCCGGCGGAGAGCAGGCGCAGATATTCAACAAGTTCTACCGCGGCAGCGAGGCGAAGGCCCGCGGTGTGAAGGGTACAGGGCTTGGGCTGGCCATGGTGCGGCACATTGTGGAAGGGCACGGTGGCGAGATCCGCGTGGAAAGTGAGCCCGGGCGCGGCAGCACCTTCACGCTGATATTGCCCGGAGGCGAGCCAGCATGA
- a CDS encoding response regulator transcription factor, whose protein sequence is MTRILVVEDEPGIAFGLETDLQMEGYEVTLEQNGAAAVEKAQASSYDMILLDIMLPGMDGFEVCRVLRRSGVRTPIILVTARTHEAEKVMGLEVGADDYVTKPFSLRELRARIKAVLRRTTGELPRTYRMGEVEVDFTRGELRRNGRPVETTQLEFKLLEAFIRNQGRLLSRDRILDLVWGAGAHVTDRVVDNHVLALRRKIEPDPQRPIFLVSVRGVGYRFEGPQTES, encoded by the coding sequence ATGACGCGCATTCTTGTGGTGGAGGACGAGCCTGGGATCGCCTTCGGACTGGAGACCGACCTTCAAATGGAGGGCTACGAGGTCACGCTGGAGCAAAACGGCGCCGCGGCGGTGGAGAAGGCGCAAGCGTCGAGCTACGACATGATTCTCCTCGATATCATGCTGCCCGGGATGGATGGGTTCGAGGTGTGCCGCGTGCTGCGCCGCTCGGGCGTGCGCACTCCCATCATCCTCGTCACGGCGCGCACGCATGAGGCCGAAAAGGTGATGGGATTGGAGGTGGGCGCCGATGACTACGTGACAAAGCCCTTCAGTCTTCGTGAACTGCGCGCACGCATCAAGGCGGTGTTGCGGCGAACAACCGGAGAGCTGCCGCGGACCTACCGGATGGGAGAGGTTGAGGTGGATTTCACACGCGGCGAACTGCGGCGGAACGGCAGGCCCGTGGAAACGACGCAACTGGAGTTCAAGCTCCTGGAAGCGTTCATCCGGAACCAAGGCCGGCTGCTCAGCCGCGACCGGATTCTGGACCTGGTGTGGGGCGCTGGGGCCCACGTCACCGACCGCGTGGTGGATAACCACGTCCTGGCGTTGCGCCGGAAGATCGAGCCGGACCCGCAACGGCCCATCTTCCTGGTCAGCGTGCGCGGAGTGGGTTACCGGTTTGAGGGTCCACAAACCGAATCATGA
- a CDS encoding HAMP domain-containing sensor histidine kinase: protein MATAAVVTIALCWFGWRMWTQERAVDRERQRERIEGSAEAMAAVVRGKWAQAGEALSRWVSDDRAVPPLIPGAVIFATAGNRVEVSPRDGLPFVPWLPGEPDLTSVFAEGEAAEFGGGGAARAVAVYRGLAGHPNESLRAEALLRLARVLLQSGERKGALRAYESLARMEGTLAAGLPAGLVGLDGQRKLGSSGSGEQIAAGLASGRWLLRKGPAEYYLEAASLRSPPGGWAAAEAMSLLWEKREGPVIEIDGQPWLGMWRGNEKRWAGLVAIPERFLEIRAPAGVRFQLTDARGRLLSGTPDKPQPGTAQVLGEAESPWVLRVWHEGGGTAYRTMTPTLVGLVILLLWGAVYFMARAIRRESEVARLQSDFVAAVSHEFRSPLTTVRQLSEMLEMGQVPSEERRQKYYSVLAGEAHRLQRLVEGLLHLGRMEAGAQSYRMQQLKVGDLVRQAVEEVGPGDGRVAVSESGEVHANGDREALTAAIRNLLDNALKYSPADSRVEAGWREGGRQVLIFVRDHGPGIPVEEQKAVFEKFVRGRRAVKESIQGTGVGLAMVKHIMKAHGGEVRLESAPGQGCTFTLVLPESE from the coding sequence TTGGCGACGGCCGCAGTCGTCACCATCGCCCTGTGCTGGTTCGGCTGGCGCATGTGGACGCAGGAGCGCGCTGTCGACCGGGAGCGGCAGCGCGAGCGGATTGAGGGCAGCGCGGAGGCGATGGCCGCCGTGGTCCGAGGCAAGTGGGCTCAGGCAGGGGAAGCGCTGAGCCGCTGGGTTTCAGACGATCGCGCAGTTCCACCCCTCATTCCGGGCGCGGTCATCTTCGCGACGGCCGGGAACCGTGTGGAGGTGTCGCCGCGGGATGGACTTCCCTTCGTCCCGTGGCTCCCAGGCGAACCAGATCTCACGAGCGTATTCGCCGAGGGTGAAGCAGCGGAGTTTGGCGGTGGAGGTGCAGCCCGCGCTGTGGCGGTCTACCGGGGTCTTGCCGGGCATCCGAATGAAAGTCTCCGCGCGGAGGCGTTGTTGCGCTTGGCGCGGGTGCTGCTGCAATCGGGCGAGCGGAAGGGAGCCCTGCGGGCGTATGAATCGCTGGCGCGGATGGAGGGAACGCTCGCCGCCGGGTTGCCCGCCGGACTCGTCGGGTTGGACGGTCAGCGCAAACTGGGTTCCTCCGGTAGCGGAGAACAGATCGCCGCCGGCCTTGCCAGCGGACGGTGGTTGCTGAGGAAGGGGCCGGCGGAATACTACCTGGAGGCGGCTTCCCTTCGATCCCCACCTGGCGGTTGGGCGGCGGCGGAGGCCATGTCGCTGCTCTGGGAGAAGCGCGAGGGACCCGTCATCGAGATCGATGGCCAGCCGTGGCTCGGGATGTGGCGGGGAAACGAGAAGCGATGGGCTGGGCTGGTGGCGATACCCGAGCGCTTTCTTGAGATCAGGGCTCCAGCGGGAGTGCGCTTTCAGCTCACCGACGCGCGCGGCCGTTTGTTGTCGGGAACCCCAGACAAACCGCAGCCAGGCACGGCACAGGTGCTGGGCGAGGCGGAAAGTCCGTGGGTGCTCCGGGTCTGGCACGAAGGTGGCGGCACTGCATACCGAACGATGACTCCAACTCTGGTCGGGCTGGTAATTCTGCTGCTCTGGGGGGCGGTCTACTTTATGGCGCGGGCCATCCGGCGCGAGTCCGAGGTGGCGCGGCTACAGTCTGATTTCGTGGCGGCGGTGTCGCATGAATTCCGTTCTCCACTGACGACGGTGAGGCAGTTGTCGGAGATGCTGGAGATGGGGCAAGTGCCGAGCGAGGAGCGGCGGCAGAAATACTACAGCGTGCTGGCGGGAGAGGCGCACAGGTTGCAGCGGCTGGTAGAGGGGTTGCTGCACTTGGGACGGATGGAAGCCGGAGCGCAGAGCTACCGGATGCAGCAGTTGAAAGTGGGTGACCTCGTACGGCAAGCCGTGGAGGAAGTGGGGCCGGGTGACGGTCGAGTTGCTGTTTCAGAGAGCGGTGAAGTCCACGCAAATGGGGACCGGGAGGCGCTGACCGCCGCCATTCGGAATCTCCTCGACAACGCACTGAAGTACTCCCCCGCGGACTCACGCGTCGAAGCTGGCTGGCGGGAGGGGGGCCGGCAGGTTCTCATCTTCGTGCGGGATCACGGACCGGGCATCCCGGTGGAAGAACAGAAGGCGGTGTTCGAGAAATTCGTGCGGGGACGGCGAGCCGTGAAGGAGAGTATCCAGGGTACCGGTGTGGGTTTGGCGATGGTGAAACACATCATGAAGGCGCATGGCGGCGAGGTCCGGCTGGAGAGCGCTCCGGGCCAGGGCTGTACGTTCACGCTCGTGTTGCCGGAGAGTGAGTGA
- a CDS encoding HAMP domain-containing sensor histidine kinase: MEPALVSGWPAPVAAVWSRCQILPGGARQAEAIRLWGLLLAGKFALNRDTYVSFADDAAKWSGQPRPVELEELTDVVLRVEGDVRAGSRTSSGRALIESSSALHTVVWERRGASLHVLAASPAFVTREWLGRVGPGVWLQTQTGQIIGPATSGKAAAKYPAESRLPWTVLAVAPHSNGDFSARRRMLLLLLGAVGVFTLAGVLLALRSMRRELALARMQEDFVAAVSHEFRTPLTSLRQISEALEDGRVATEERRQSYYHSLSRATLRLHRLVEDLLDFRRMQSGAPEYRRERVEVGEFTAQVLDGFRAEVSELGFEVASSGASEGAFRGDREALGRALWNLLDNAVKYSGDSRLVEVTVECGGGEARWAVRDFGAGVPPAERDLVFHQFYRGEEARRAGIRGTGIGLAMVSQIVQAHGGQVALANAPGAGSVFSISIPLEAD; encoded by the coding sequence ATGGAACCCGCACTCGTGAGCGGATGGCCTGCACCCGTCGCAGCGGTTTGGAGCCGCTGTCAGATCCTGCCGGGGGGCGCGCGGCAAGCAGAGGCCATCCGGCTCTGGGGCTTGCTGCTGGCCGGGAAGTTCGCACTGAACCGGGATACTTACGTATCATTCGCCGATGACGCCGCGAAGTGGAGTGGGCAGCCGCGTCCGGTGGAACTCGAAGAGCTGACCGACGTGGTTCTGCGCGTGGAAGGTGATGTGAGGGCGGGATCGAGAACCTCCTCAGGGCGCGCGCTGATCGAGTCAAGTTCCGCCTTGCACACGGTGGTTTGGGAACGGCGAGGGGCGTCGCTTCATGTGCTGGCGGCTTCGCCGGCGTTCGTCACGCGCGAATGGCTTGGCCGGGTCGGTCCCGGCGTCTGGCTCCAGACGCAGACGGGCCAGATCATCGGTCCAGCCACCTCTGGCAAGGCGGCCGCGAAATACCCGGCCGAGTCCCGGCTACCCTGGACCGTCCTCGCGGTGGCTCCACACTCCAACGGAGACTTCAGCGCCCGTCGGCGGATGTTGCTTCTTTTACTAGGCGCGGTGGGCGTCTTCACGCTCGCCGGTGTCCTGCTGGCGCTCAGATCCATGCGGCGCGAGCTGGCGCTGGCGCGCATGCAGGAGGACTTTGTGGCGGCGGTGTCGCACGAGTTTCGCACGCCGCTCACGTCACTGCGCCAGATCAGCGAGGCTCTGGAGGATGGGCGGGTCGCGACCGAAGAGCGCCGCCAGTCCTATTACCACTCGCTGTCGCGCGCCACACTGCGGCTGCACCGCCTGGTGGAGGATCTGCTCGACTTCCGCCGCATGCAGTCCGGCGCGCCGGAGTACCGGCGAGAGCGCGTCGAGGTGGGGGAGTTCACCGCGCAGGTGCTCGATGGTTTTCGAGCCGAAGTGTCGGAACTCGGCTTCGAAGTCGCTTCGAGCGGCGCGTCGGAGGGTGCCTTCCGGGGAGACCGCGAAGCGCTGGGCCGCGCTCTGTGGAACCTGCTCGACAATGCCGTGAAGTACTCGGGCGACTCGCGCCTTGTGGAGGTGACCGTGGAGTGCGGCGGCGGCGAAGCGAGATGGGCCGTGCGCGACTTCGGAGCGGGCGTTCCGCCGGCTGAGCGGGATCTCGTCTTCCACCAGTTCTACCGAGGCGAGGAGGCGCGGCGGGCCGGCATTCGGGGCACGGGAATCGGGTTGGCCATGGTTTCCCAAATCGTTCAGGCGCACGGCGGCCAGGTCGCGCTCGCCAACGCGCCGGGCGCCGGCAGCGTCTTTTCCATTTCCATTCCGCTGGAGGCCGACTGA
- a CDS encoding tetratricopeptide repeat protein has protein sequence MKIKQFTLILAVATALLAQPDVQLQRAMRMETLDGNLKGAIAQYEALARSSDRTVAAKALVRMGLCYEKLGSAEARKAYERALREFPGETESAATARARLAQMAGAANESGALSSRLLFSQPGVGGLLGPVSEDGRIFAFLTANGSLVVRDLQTGISHERVNRGGESEPANMVWAPVPSRDGSRIAYASGGGAAEPGYELRIGPATGGDFSAVPLKLAGHSFFHPWDWSPDGRNLAGWVYIPAQNVWNLAVVDTQSGELRGPSSRRSQRCERGVFSPDGKQIAAACYVNENVNTPPDRDIVVFDVATGQESTILGGLYDDRSPIWAPAASKILFVSNRQGGDGLWMVESKPDGSAVPVLLQGDLGATELLGLAKDGTLHYGRRTQSRDVYLANLDPYSLRVQGQPKRFVDTYLGHNSSPAWSPSGDSFSYTSSRDINGKSQLVVRGKDSAEVVVSDGNAWNYQIPTWCSDSRLLSWGTPHPATRRLYDAATGAVVGPDIKITGLRAAYQLGYAPDCRSVYVSARPHGSEHRQIFRVDLETQQRTELYSDDAEWSLAPTVSPDGKWLAMVGRVVRGGPVGVLVMPTSRGAPRMLAIGANDNVLRWTPDSKHLFYAKSEAGQEEFFAVSIQGGAPVATGIRGRGLSGPSLHPDGKRALFSSRESSAEVWSLRNFLPK, from the coding sequence ATGAAGATCAAACAGTTCACACTGATTCTGGCGGTGGCCACGGCGCTGCTCGCCCAACCCGATGTCCAACTGCAACGGGCGATGCGCATGGAGACGCTCGACGGCAATCTGAAAGGGGCCATCGCGCAATACGAGGCTCTAGCCCGCTCCTCGGACCGCACGGTCGCGGCGAAGGCCCTCGTCCGCATGGGGCTGTGCTACGAGAAACTCGGCAGTGCGGAAGCAAGGAAGGCCTACGAACGGGCACTGCGCGAGTTCCCAGGCGAGACGGAATCCGCGGCCACGGCGCGGGCGCGACTGGCGCAAATGGCCGGCGCCGCCAACGAGTCGGGCGCGCTCTCGTCGCGGCTGTTGTTCAGCCAGCCCGGAGTCGGTGGGCTTCTCGGGCCGGTCTCCGAAGACGGTCGAATCTTCGCGTTCCTCACTGCCAACGGAAGTCTCGTCGTGCGCGACCTGCAGACCGGGATCTCTCACGAGAGAGTCAATCGCGGTGGAGAGTCCGAACCGGCCAACATGGTTTGGGCTCCTGTCCCGAGCCGGGATGGCAGCAGGATCGCCTATGCAAGCGGAGGCGGAGCTGCGGAACCGGGATATGAACTGCGTATCGGTCCTGCGACGGGTGGGGATTTCAGCGCCGTGCCGCTCAAGCTCGCCGGTCACAGCTTCTTCCACCCGTGGGACTGGTCGCCGGACGGGAGAAACTTGGCAGGCTGGGTCTACATCCCGGCCCAAAACGTGTGGAACCTCGCGGTCGTCGACACCCAATCCGGTGAACTGAGGGGTCCTTCCTCCAGGCGTTCGCAGCGATGCGAAAGAGGCGTATTCTCGCCTGACGGCAAGCAGATCGCCGCGGCCTGCTACGTCAACGAAAACGTAAACACGCCGCCGGACCGGGACATCGTCGTGTTCGACGTTGCGACGGGCCAAGAATCCACAATTCTCGGAGGCTTATACGATGATCGCAGTCCCATATGGGCCCCCGCTGCAAGCAAGATCCTGTTCGTCAGCAACCGTCAGGGCGGGGACGGGCTCTGGATGGTGGAGTCCAAGCCCGATGGCTCTGCTGTTCCGGTACTCCTGCAAGGGGACCTCGGCGCGACGGAGTTGCTCGGCCTCGCAAAGGACGGTACTTTGCATTACGGCCGCCGGACGCAGAGCCGTGATGTCTACCTGGCGAACCTCGATCCATACTCGCTTCGCGTGCAAGGGCAGCCCAAGCGGTTCGTTGATACCTACCTGGGACACAACTCCTCACCGGCGTGGTCGCCTTCGGGCGACTCCTTCTCCTACACCTCATCCCGCGACATCAACGGCAAGAGCCAACTCGTTGTGCGCGGAAAGGATAGCGCCGAGGTGGTGGTGAGCGATGGCAACGCTTGGAACTACCAGATCCCCACGTGGTGTTCGGATTCGCGGCTGCTCAGTTGGGGCACGCCTCATCCTGCCACTCGGCGCTTGTATGACGCCGCTACCGGGGCCGTCGTCGGCCCGGACATCAAGATCACGGGGCTGCGCGCAGCCTATCAACTCGGCTACGCTCCCGACTGCCGGTCAGTGTATGTGTCCGCCCGTCCGCACGGATCGGAACACCGCCAGATCTTCCGGGTCGACCTGGAGACGCAGCAGCGCACAGAGTTGTACAGCGATGACGCCGAGTGGTCATTGGCGCCAACCGTCTCGCCCGATGGCAAGTGGCTGGCCATGGTTGGGCGCGTGGTGCGGGGTGGCCCCGTGGGGGTTCTCGTAATGCCCACATCCCGCGGAGCCCCGCGCATGTTGGCCATCGGCGCCAACGATAACGTCCTGCGCTGGACGCCGGACAGCAAGCACCTCTTTTATGCGAAATCAGAGGCTGGCCAGGAGGAGTTCTTCGCCGTCTCCATCCAAGGCGGTGCGCCCGTGGCAACCGGCATCCGCGGCCGAGGACTAAGCGGACCCAGTCTCCATCCCGACGGCAAGCGGGCGCTCTTCTCCAGCCGGGAGTCGAGCGCCGAGGTCTGGAGCCTGCGGAACTTCTTGCCGAAGTAA
- a CDS encoding response regulator transcription factor, whose product MPRILIVEDEADIAQALRDDLQLEGYEVEVARDGHSAVSLGTAQAWDLILLDVMLPGRDGFEVCRELRRAGAGAPIVFLTARTHEAEKVLGLDLGAADYITKPFSPRELRARIRARLRDRQRPESEVERFGELEVDVARGELRKGGSKLEITPLEFKLLLVFLQNRGRLLSRDRLIDLAWGRDTYVTERAVDAHIVNLRRKVGSAAITSVRGMGYRFDG is encoded by the coding sequence ATGCCACGGATCTTGATTGTCGAAGATGAGGCCGACATTGCACAGGCCCTGCGCGACGATCTGCAATTGGAAGGCTACGAGGTGGAGGTGGCGCGCGATGGCCACTCGGCGGTTTCGCTGGGGACGGCGCAGGCGTGGGACCTGATTCTGCTGGACGTGATGTTGCCCGGGCGCGACGGGTTCGAAGTGTGCCGCGAATTGCGCAGGGCTGGCGCCGGGGCGCCCATCGTCTTCCTGACGGCGCGCACGCATGAAGCGGAGAAGGTTCTCGGTCTCGATCTCGGCGCCGCCGACTACATCACGAAGCCGTTCAGCCCCAGGGAACTGCGCGCCCGCATCCGCGCCCGCCTGCGCGACCGGCAGCGGCCCGAATCCGAAGTGGAGCGGTTCGGGGAGTTGGAGGTGGACGTCGCGCGGGGAGAGTTGCGCAAGGGGGGCTCGAAACTGGAGATCACACCGCTCGAGTTCAAGCTGCTGCTGGTATTTCTGCAAAACCGCGGCAGGCTCTTGAGCCGCGACCGCCTCATCGACCTCGCCTGGGGCCGCGACACCTATGTGACAGAGCGCGCCGTGGATGCCCACATCGTGAACCTGCGGCGCAAGGTGGGCAGCGCTGCGATCACCAGTGTCCGCGGCATGGGGTATCGGTTTGATGGCTGA